In Mytilus edulis chromosome 7, xbMytEdul2.2, whole genome shotgun sequence, a single genomic region encodes these proteins:
- the LOC139483269 gene encoding E3 ubiquitin-protein ligase TRIM17-like, whose translation MATSTPMCGICDLRHISKSSVVWCPECDEGLCGNCKEHDTLSKSSRNHSVIAVSDYQKLPSDVLKITLICSEHNEQYQIYCKKPESPCCIRCISENHNSCKEICPLEDVIHNFKTSSAFQEIEQTLKEVAENHERIIQNRKTNLKSLKDLKGKIRNEIQQFRLKINSHLDQIHDSLIKKLDETEERECEKICNLLKQLEKKEQEIKEFQSDIANIKQYASEFQSFLAMQHIDKIATESVKLLQELLSSDTFKETRLYLDLDKGLERFSSNFKTFGDICTDYKPTVIDIVRRKNVQAQLVFPKMYTGSIDDINLNLIQTIKIGSDNKGCTFLGDGQ comes from the coding sequence ATGGCGACCTCCACCCCAATGTGTGGTATATGTGACCTTCGACATATCTCTAAATCATCAGTAGTTTGGTGTCCGGAATGCGACGAGGGCTTATGTGGGAATTGTAAAGAACATGATACATTGTCTAAATCGTCGAGAAATCACAGCGTTATAGCAGTGTCGGACTACCAAAAGTTGCCATCTGATGTCTTAAAAATCACACTAATATGCAGTGAACATAATGAGCAATACCAGATATACTGTAAAAAACCTGAGTCTCCTTGTTGCATAAGATGCATATCTGAAAATCACAATAGCTGCAAAGAAATATGCCCACTCGAAGATGtcatacataattttaaaacctcAAGCGCATTCCAGGAAATTGAACAGACCTTAAAAGAAGTTGCTGAAAATCATGAACGAATCATACAGAACAGAAAAACAAATCTGAAATCTCTCAAGGATCTAAAAGGTAAAATTCGGAATGAAATACAACAgtttagattgaaaataaactcccACCTCGATCAAATACATGACAGCCTAATAAAGAAGCTAGATGAAACTGAGGAAAGAGAATGTGAGAAGATATGCAACTTGCTTAAACAACTCGAAAAGAAAGAGCAGGAAATCAAAGAATTCCAGTCTGATATTGCCAATATCAAACAATATGCATCCGAATTTCAGTCATTCCTTGCTATGCAACATATTGATAAAATTGCTACCGAAAGTGTTAAATTATTACAAGAACTTCTATCCAGCGACACTTTCAAAGAAACGCGTCTGTACCTTGATCTAGATAAAGGTTTAGAGAGGTTCTCgtctaattttaaaacatttggagACATTTGTACAGATTATAAGCCTACAGTCATTGACATTGTTCGAAGAAAGAATGTACAAGCACAACTCGTGTTTCCTAAAATGTATACCGGATCAATTGATGATATTAACTTGAACTTAATCCAAACTATAAAAATAGGTAGTGACAATAAAGGCTGTACCTTTCTTGGGGATGGACAATAA